A genomic window from Pungitius pungitius chromosome 12, fPunPun2.1, whole genome shotgun sequence includes:
- the LOC119220893 gene encoding myocardin-related transcription factor A-like isoform X7, which produces METEIGEIPNAAAFIPSPQSEAVANELQELSLQPASNTLQVRERKDVLQLKLQQRRSREELVDQGIMPPLKSSAAFHEQRRSLERARTEDYLKRKIRARPKRSELIRMHILEETSAEPSLQAKQLQLKRARIADDLNDKISHRPGPMELIHKNILPVHSSMKRVIIETRFPKASGDTSSCDEDSNYSLSPEGPGYLDSPLGLLPLPSPPETPACSSTPSPTQVSPPALPLAPISFKLSGGTAASSAQRTSQIKPKTSSDRSAQRLKKPKDNKPKIKKLKYHQYIPPDQKGDIEPPPHLDSSYAKILHQQQLFLQLQILSQQQQQHYNYHTILPAPPKAQTDQQPSSSSSFNSTTSSSPPRPVAASSKVPSNHGGHICQSSAALRGTKPVSLPPNLEEMKVAELKSELKLRSLPVSGTKNDLIERLRTYQELIGGSDSTSSPAAGGTTEPGAEGAGRSSRNTAETTNNTPQPQQQFQCLQTSSQTGGSAATPRQLTMTCGGTTSPPTASITHPECSPGVTSPENTSFNGDPLEEMMSSQLSRASLQPRSAARLTASIKEESNGADQAPCQFSSKQASREHHCLVSSTAVTMTTTAPVGPVDKDRMLQEKDKRIEELTRMLRQKQRLVEVLRMQLDHGKRGGTEPLVLVRVKHEPPDRPDVPQSFGPQPISSPPSSAPCEMDAIKVAVKQEAVEAEEDARETSAQLPEIYGLPRPLTQTPEGLERAQLQIQPEQTSAQTKQQHVRLQQTSLQLAQQQAIQQLLLQQQRSFPNGQKVNNQKPIHMQENLQKLTQQRKKKSHKQHLKQLQLQQQQQQQPLPLHQQSKQHNQLKQQILLKQQRSLLQQQQTKQLQEIQVQTKIQLKQQQVLMQQKQQAQQQVLVVFGQVTQASFNQQSGSGPSFPLDLVKDNSTPTLVTDSNGNHFLVALTSHITDNQRTDAPGNKATNHIALQQLRPIPARLHDHIPFNQTKHSTHKGLLTQQEATRQNGGLPGSQPQRDVALCLSAPPSLRPFFEDQDAAPSSPSSPTDLCPSLDDLFSPLSAASSETAASSPDDKDTEQEEDFIDIILQTGEMSTPFNPTPAPSHDRPNPPSSSSSPHPSPSQLTLFPPIPSLCDTPQSASSLESDLQTLADTVTEKQHLSRAESGRLEDFLESTTGKPLSGAEPGGLLTLIDDLHSQMLCTPSILDHVLSPMDTFDLATVGEHGLDGMDWLDLTMGGEREEETSMLAPLGPQTPASVFSTDFLDGSDLPIHWDSCL; this is translated from the exons TTCTCCAGctgaagctgcagcagagaaGGTCGAGGGAAGAGTTGGTCGACCAGGGGATCATGCCAC CGCTGAAAAGTTCCGCTGCCTTCCACGAACAGAGACGCAGCTTGGAGCGAGCTCGG ACTGAGGACTATCTCAAGAGGAAGATCAGGGCTCGACCAAAGCGATCAGAACTGATCAGGATGCACATCCTGGAGG AGACGTCAGCAGAGCCCTCTCTTCAGGccaagcagctgcagctgaagaGAGCTCGCATTGCCGATGATTTGAACGATAAGATCTCCCACAGGCCGGGCCCGATGGAGCTGATACACAAAAACATCCTACCTGTTCACTCGAGCATGAAGCGGGTCATCATAG aGACTCGGTTTCCAAAGGCGTCAGGTGATACCTCATCGTGTGATGAGGACAGCAATTACAGTTTGTCTCCTGAAGGGCCGGGGTACCTGGACTCTCCTCTGGGCCTGCTGCCTTTgccgtctccaccagagacgcCGGCTTGCAGCAGCACCCCATCTCCCACACAG gtgtctcctcctgctctgcctCTCGCACCAATCTCGTTCAAGTTGAGCGGTGGGACTGCAGCGTCATCCGCCCAGAGGACTTCACAGATAAAG CCTAAAACAAGCTCTGACCGCTCTGCACAAAGACTCAAGAAACCTAAGGACAACAAGCCAAAG ATTAAAAAGCTAAAGTACCATCAGTACATCCCCCCTGACCAGAAGGGAGATATAGAACCTCCTCCCCATCTGGACTCCTCTTATGCCAAGatcctccatcagcagcagctcttcctgcagctccagatcctcagtcagcagcagcagcagcactacaACTACCACACCATCCTGCCTGCTCCCCCCAa AGCTCAGACCGATCAGCagccatcttcttcttcctccttcaacTCCAcgacttcctcctctcctcctcgacCTGTCGCTGCCTCTTCCAAAGTCCCCTCTAACCACGGCGGGCACATCTGTCAGAGTTCTGCTGCTCTACGTGggactaaaccagtgtctctaCCGCCAAACCTGGAGGAAATGAAG GTCGCGGAGCTGAAATCTGAGCTGAAGCTGCGCAGCTTGCCAGTCTCCGGCACCAAAAACGACCTCATCGAGAGGCTGAGGACCTACCAGGAGCTAATCGGGGGCAGCGACAGTACCTCCTCTCCAGCAGCAGGGGGTACCACAGAGCCAGGGGCCGAGGGAGCAGGACGATCCTCCAGAAACACTGCTGAAACCACTAACAACACTCCACAACCACAGCAACAGTTCCAGTGCCTTCAGACATCGTCTCAGACCG GTGGCAGTGCAGCCACTCCTCGGCAGCTCACGATGACCTGTGGTGGCACCACGTCCCCCCCGACCGCCTCAATCACACACCCTGAATGCTCGCCGGGCGTCACAAGCCCGGAAAATACCAGCTTTAACGGCGACCCCTTGGAGGAAATG ATGAGTTCACAACTCAGCCGGGCGAGCCTTCAGCCACGTTCAGCTGCTCGGCTCACCGCCAGCATTAAGGAAGAGTCGAATGGTGCCGACCAGGCGCCATGTCAATTCTCTTCCAAGCAGGCCTCTCGGGAGCACCACTGCCTGGTCTCATCAACAGCCGTCACTATGACAACCACAGCTCCGGTGGGGCCCGTGGACAAGGACAGAATGCTGCAAGAGAAAGACAAGCGGATAGAGGAATTGACCAGGATGCTGAGGCAGAAACAGAGGCTGGTGGAGGTGCTGCGGATGCAGCTGGATCATGGGAAGCGAGGAGGAACAGAGCCGCTGGTTCTTGTGAGAGTTAAACACGAGCCTCCTGACAGACCCGACGTGCCTCAGTCCTTTGGCCCACAACCAATCTCCAGTCCGCCATCGTCCGCTCCATGCGAGATGGATGCCATCAAGGTTGCTGTCAAACAGGAAGCCGTCGAGGCAGAGGAAGACGCGCGTGAGACATCGGCGCAATTACCAGAAATTTATGGATTACCGCGGCCTTTGACACAAACTCCGGAGGGGCTCGAGCGGGCTCAGCTCCAAATCCAGCCAGAGCAGACGAGCGCACAGACAAAGCAACAACACGTCCGCCTGCAGCAAACCTCTCTGCAGCTGGCCCAGCAGCAGGCCATACAGCAACTTTTACTACAGCAGCAACGCAGCTTTCCGAACGGGCAGAAGGTCAACAACCAGAAGCCCATTCACATGCAGGAAAACCTGCAAAAGCTTActcagcagaggaagaagaagtctCACAAACAGCATCTCaaacaactacagctgcagcagcagcagcagcagcagcctctgcccCTCCACCAGCAGTCAAAGCAGCACAACCAGCTGAAGCAACAGATTCTCCTGAAGCAGCAGAGGTCGcttttacagcagcagcagactaAACAACTGCAAGAAATCCAGGTCCAGACAAAGATCCAGCTGAAGCAACAACAAGTGCTTAtgcagcagaaacagcaggCGCAGCAGCAG gttCTCGTGGTTTTTGGACAGGTGACCCAAGCGTCTTTTAACCAGCAGTCAGGCTCGGGACCTTCTTTCCCACTGGACCTCGTCAAGGACAACTCCACCCCGACTTTGGTCACCGACAGCAACGGCAACCACTTCCTGGTTGCACTGACCAGTCACATCACCGACAACCAACGGACTGATGCACCTGGGAACAAAGCAACCAATCATATCGCACTGCAG CAACTACGGCCTATTCCAGCCAGGCTCCATGACCACATCCCTTTTAATCAAACCAAGCACAGTACGCACAAGGGACTTTTAACACAACAAGAGGCAACG CGACAGAACGGGGGACTTCCGGGGTCTCAGCCTCAGCGGGACGTTGCTCTATGTTTATCAGCCCCTCCCAGTCTGCGGCCTTTCTTTGAGGACCAGGACGCCGCCCCCTCTTCACCATCCTCTCCAACT GATCTGTGTCCCAGTCTAGATGACTTGTTTAGTCCTCTGTCTGCAGCTTCCAGCGAGACGGCTGCCTCTTCGCCCGATGACAAG GATACAGAGCAGGAAGAGGATTTTATTGACATCATTTTGCAGACCGGAG AAATGTCAACACCTTTCAACCCAACACCGGCCCCTTCTCACGACCGTCCAAATCcaccatcctcttcctcttctcctcacccctccccaTCCCAGCTGACGCTATTCCCCCCAATTCCATCTCTTTGTGACACCCCACAGTCGGCCTCCTCGCTGGAGTCGGATCTCCAGACTCTGGCTGACACCGTAACTGAGAAACAACACCTCAGTAGGGCTGAGAGTGGACGCCTGGAGGACTTTCTTGAGAGCACCACCGGTAAACCTCTTTCGGGGGCAGAGCCTGGAGGCTTGTTGACTTTGATCGATGACCTCCACAGTCAAATGCTGTGCACCCCCAGCATCCTGGACCATGTCTTGTCCCCCATGGATACCTTTGACCTCGCAACGGTGGGGGAGCATGGGCTGGACGGTATGGACTGGTTGGACCTCACcatgggaggagagagggaagaggaaaccTCCATGCTGGCCCCACTGGGCCCACAAACACCCGCAAGTGTCTTTTCCACAGACTTCCTGGACGGCTCCGACCTGCCGATACACTGGGACTCCTGCCTATAA
- the LOC119220893 gene encoding myocardin-related transcription factor A-like isoform X3 translates to METEIGEIPNAAAFIPSPQSEAVANELQELSLQPASNTLQVRERKDVLQLKLQQRRSREELVDQGIMPPLKSSAAFHEQRRSLERARTEDYLKRKIRARPKRSELIRMHILEGKHHVHSPVHLIPLKRLPTNNAPLSCRCVLPETSAEPSLQAKQLQLKRARIADDLNDKISHRPGPMELIHKNILPVHSSMKRVIIETRFPKASGDTSSCDEDSNYSLSPEGPGYLDSPLGLLPLPSPPETPACSSTPSPTQVSPPALPLAPISFKLSGGTAASSAQRTSQIKPKTSSDRSAQRLKKPKDNKPKIKKLKYHQYIPPDQKGDIEPPPHLDSSYAKILHQQQLFLQLQILSQQQQQHYNYHTILPAPPKAQTDQQPSSSSSFNSTTSSSPPRPVAASSKVPSNHGGHICQSSAALRGTKPVSLPPNLEEMKVAELKSELKLRSLPVSGTKNDLIERLRTYQELIGGSDSTSSPAAGGTTEPGAEGAGRSSRNTAETTNNTPQPQQQFQCLQTSSQTGGSAATPRQLTMTCGGTTSPPTASITHPECSPGVTSPENTSFNGDPLEEMMSSQLSRASLQPRSAARLTASIKEESNGADQAPCQFSSKQASREHHCLVSSTAVTMTTTAPVGPVDKDRMLQEKDKRIEELTRMLRQKQRLVEVLRMQLDHGKRGGTEPLVLVRVKHEPPDRPDVPQSFGPQPISSPPSSAPCEMDAIKVAVKQEAVEAEEDARETSAQLPEIYGLPRPLTQTPEGLERAQLQIQPEQTSAQTKQQHVRLQQTSLQLAQQQAIQQLLLQQQRSFPNGQKVNNQKPIHMQENLQKLTQQRKKKSHKQHLKQLQLQQQQQQQPLPLHQQSKQHNQLKQQILLKQQRSLLQQQQTKQLQEIQVQTKIQLKQQQVLMQQKQQAQQQVLVVFGQVTQASFNQQSGSGPSFPLDLVKDNSTPTLVTDSNGNHFLVALTSHITDNQRTDAPGNKATNHIALQQLRPIPARLHDHIPFNQTKHSTHKGLLTQQEATRQNGGLPGSQPQRDVALCLSAPPSLRPFFEDQDAAPSSPSSPTDLCPSLDDLFSPLSAASSETAASSPDDKDTEQEEDFIDIILQTGEMSTPFNPTPAPSHDRPNPPSSSSSPHPSPSQLTLFPPIPSLCDTPQSASSLESDLQTLADTVTEKQHLSRAESGRLEDFLESTTGKPLSGAEPGGLLTLIDDLHSQMLCTPSILDHVLSPMDTFDLATVGEHGLDGMDWLDLTMGGEREEETSMLAPLGPQTPASVFSTDFLDGSDLPIHWDSCL, encoded by the exons TTCTCCAGctgaagctgcagcagagaaGGTCGAGGGAAGAGTTGGTCGACCAGGGGATCATGCCAC CGCTGAAAAGTTCCGCTGCCTTCCACGAACAGAGACGCAGCTTGGAGCGAGCTCGG ACTGAGGACTATCTCAAGAGGAAGATCAGGGCTCGACCAAAGCGATCAGAACTGATCAGGATGCACATCCTGGAGGGTAAGCACCACGTTCATTCTCCTGTCCATCTTATACCTTTAAAAAGGCTCCCAACAAACAATGCACCTTTGTCCTGTCGCTGCGTACTTCCAGAGACGTCAGCAGAGCCCTCTCTTCAGGccaagcagctgcagctgaagaGAGCTCGCATTGCCGATGATTTGAACGATAAGATCTCCCACAGGCCGGGCCCGATGGAGCTGATACACAAAAACATCCTACCTGTTCACTCGAGCATGAAGCGGGTCATCATAG aGACTCGGTTTCCAAAGGCGTCAGGTGATACCTCATCGTGTGATGAGGACAGCAATTACAGTTTGTCTCCTGAAGGGCCGGGGTACCTGGACTCTCCTCTGGGCCTGCTGCCTTTgccgtctccaccagagacgcCGGCTTGCAGCAGCACCCCATCTCCCACACAG gtgtctcctcctgctctgcctCTCGCACCAATCTCGTTCAAGTTGAGCGGTGGGACTGCAGCGTCATCCGCCCAGAGGACTTCACAGATAAAG CCTAAAACAAGCTCTGACCGCTCTGCACAAAGACTCAAGAAACCTAAGGACAACAAGCCAAAG ATTAAAAAGCTAAAGTACCATCAGTACATCCCCCCTGACCAGAAGGGAGATATAGAACCTCCTCCCCATCTGGACTCCTCTTATGCCAAGatcctccatcagcagcagctcttcctgcagctccagatcctcagtcagcagcagcagcagcactacaACTACCACACCATCCTGCCTGCTCCCCCCAa AGCTCAGACCGATCAGCagccatcttcttcttcctccttcaacTCCAcgacttcctcctctcctcctcgacCTGTCGCTGCCTCTTCCAAAGTCCCCTCTAACCACGGCGGGCACATCTGTCAGAGTTCTGCTGCTCTACGTGggactaaaccagtgtctctaCCGCCAAACCTGGAGGAAATGAAG GTCGCGGAGCTGAAATCTGAGCTGAAGCTGCGCAGCTTGCCAGTCTCCGGCACCAAAAACGACCTCATCGAGAGGCTGAGGACCTACCAGGAGCTAATCGGGGGCAGCGACAGTACCTCCTCTCCAGCAGCAGGGGGTACCACAGAGCCAGGGGCCGAGGGAGCAGGACGATCCTCCAGAAACACTGCTGAAACCACTAACAACACTCCACAACCACAGCAACAGTTCCAGTGCCTTCAGACATCGTCTCAGACCG GTGGCAGTGCAGCCACTCCTCGGCAGCTCACGATGACCTGTGGTGGCACCACGTCCCCCCCGACCGCCTCAATCACACACCCTGAATGCTCGCCGGGCGTCACAAGCCCGGAAAATACCAGCTTTAACGGCGACCCCTTGGAGGAAATG ATGAGTTCACAACTCAGCCGGGCGAGCCTTCAGCCACGTTCAGCTGCTCGGCTCACCGCCAGCATTAAGGAAGAGTCGAATGGTGCCGACCAGGCGCCATGTCAATTCTCTTCCAAGCAGGCCTCTCGGGAGCACCACTGCCTGGTCTCATCAACAGCCGTCACTATGACAACCACAGCTCCGGTGGGGCCCGTGGACAAGGACAGAATGCTGCAAGAGAAAGACAAGCGGATAGAGGAATTGACCAGGATGCTGAGGCAGAAACAGAGGCTGGTGGAGGTGCTGCGGATGCAGCTGGATCATGGGAAGCGAGGAGGAACAGAGCCGCTGGTTCTTGTGAGAGTTAAACACGAGCCTCCTGACAGACCCGACGTGCCTCAGTCCTTTGGCCCACAACCAATCTCCAGTCCGCCATCGTCCGCTCCATGCGAGATGGATGCCATCAAGGTTGCTGTCAAACAGGAAGCCGTCGAGGCAGAGGAAGACGCGCGTGAGACATCGGCGCAATTACCAGAAATTTATGGATTACCGCGGCCTTTGACACAAACTCCGGAGGGGCTCGAGCGGGCTCAGCTCCAAATCCAGCCAGAGCAGACGAGCGCACAGACAAAGCAACAACACGTCCGCCTGCAGCAAACCTCTCTGCAGCTGGCCCAGCAGCAGGCCATACAGCAACTTTTACTACAGCAGCAACGCAGCTTTCCGAACGGGCAGAAGGTCAACAACCAGAAGCCCATTCACATGCAGGAAAACCTGCAAAAGCTTActcagcagaggaagaagaagtctCACAAACAGCATCTCaaacaactacagctgcagcagcagcagcagcagcagcctctgcccCTCCACCAGCAGTCAAAGCAGCACAACCAGCTGAAGCAACAGATTCTCCTGAAGCAGCAGAGGTCGcttttacagcagcagcagactaAACAACTGCAAGAAATCCAGGTCCAGACAAAGATCCAGCTGAAGCAACAACAAGTGCTTAtgcagcagaaacagcaggCGCAGCAGCAG gttCTCGTGGTTTTTGGACAGGTGACCCAAGCGTCTTTTAACCAGCAGTCAGGCTCGGGACCTTCTTTCCCACTGGACCTCGTCAAGGACAACTCCACCCCGACTTTGGTCACCGACAGCAACGGCAACCACTTCCTGGTTGCACTGACCAGTCACATCACCGACAACCAACGGACTGATGCACCTGGGAACAAAGCAACCAATCATATCGCACTGCAG CAACTACGGCCTATTCCAGCCAGGCTCCATGACCACATCCCTTTTAATCAAACCAAGCACAGTACGCACAAGGGACTTTTAACACAACAAGAGGCAACG CGACAGAACGGGGGACTTCCGGGGTCTCAGCCTCAGCGGGACGTTGCTCTATGTTTATCAGCCCCTCCCAGTCTGCGGCCTTTCTTTGAGGACCAGGACGCCGCCCCCTCTTCACCATCCTCTCCAACT GATCTGTGTCCCAGTCTAGATGACTTGTTTAGTCCTCTGTCTGCAGCTTCCAGCGAGACGGCTGCCTCTTCGCCCGATGACAAG GATACAGAGCAGGAAGAGGATTTTATTGACATCATTTTGCAGACCGGAG AAATGTCAACACCTTTCAACCCAACACCGGCCCCTTCTCACGACCGTCCAAATCcaccatcctcttcctcttctcctcacccctccccaTCCCAGCTGACGCTATTCCCCCCAATTCCATCTCTTTGTGACACCCCACAGTCGGCCTCCTCGCTGGAGTCGGATCTCCAGACTCTGGCTGACACCGTAACTGAGAAACAACACCTCAGTAGGGCTGAGAGTGGACGCCTGGAGGACTTTCTTGAGAGCACCACCGGTAAACCTCTTTCGGGGGCAGAGCCTGGAGGCTTGTTGACTTTGATCGATGACCTCCACAGTCAAATGCTGTGCACCCCCAGCATCCTGGACCATGTCTTGTCCCCCATGGATACCTTTGACCTCGCAACGGTGGGGGAGCATGGGCTGGACGGTATGGACTGGTTGGACCTCACcatgggaggagagagggaagaggaaaccTCCATGCTGGCCCCACTGGGCCCACAAACACCCGCAAGTGTCTTTTCCACAGACTTCCTGGACGGCTCCGACCTGCCGATACACTGGGACTCCTGCCTATAA